One Stigmatopora nigra isolate UIUO_SnigA chromosome 1, RoL_Snig_1.1, whole genome shotgun sequence DNA segment encodes these proteins:
- the chdh gene encoding choline dehydrogenase, mitochondrial: protein MSSLATPCLAGLRHFASWRCSALSRSFLTRLPDCEFVPGAPSPHHRCASTHQTPASSAPFQKSYSYVIVGAGSAGCVLANRLTEDAHESVLLLEAGPKDLLLGSVRLTWKIHMPAALTYNLCHDKYNWYYHTLPQEHMNDRVLYWPRGRVWGGSSSLNAMVYIRGHAEDYNRWEREGAEGWDYDHCLPYFRKAQCHELGADRYRGGSGPLQVSRGKTNHPLHKAFIEAGQQAGYPFTDDMNGHQQEGFGWMDMTIFNGKRWSTASAYLRPVLDRPNLKAEVRCLTTKILFDGNRAVGVEYIQKGEKKQVFADKEVILSGGAINSPQLLMLSGVGNADELKQHGIPVVQHLPGVGRNLQDHLELYVQQKCTQPITLYKAQKPFHMVKIGLEWLSVFTGYGATAHLESGGFIRSGARVPHPDIQFHFLPSQVIDHGRVASKIEAYQVHVGPMRSTSVGWMKLKSASPLDHPILQPNYLSTQADVLEFRQCVKLSREIFTQKAFEPFRGAEVQPGPDVQSDADIDAFVRRKADSAYHPSCTCKMGEASDPTAVVDSRTRVLGIDGLRVVDASIMPSVVSGNLNAPTVMIAEKAADIIRGRPALVDPQVPVYQPPTLDTQR, encoded by the exons ATGTCATCTTTGGCCACTCCATGCCTTGCTGGACTGAGGCATTTTGCGAGTTGGAGATGCTCGGCCTTAAGTAGAAGCTTCTTGACCCGTTTGCCTGATTGTGAGTTTGTTCCTGGTGCTCCCTCGCCCCATCACAGATGCGCCAGTACTCATCAGACTCCAGCATCATCTGCACCCTTTCAGAAATCATACAGTTACGTCATCGTCGGGGCGGGATCGGCCGGCTGCGTTCTCGCCAACCGCCTCACGGAGGATGCCCACGAATCAGTCCTGCTGCTGGAGGCCGGGCCGAAAGATTTGTTACTTGGCAGCGTTCGGCTGACATGGAAGATTCACATGCCCGCTGCATTGACCTACAACCTTTGTCACGACAA GTACAATTGGTACTACCATACTTTGCCCCAGGAGCACATGAACGACAGGGTCCTGTACTGGCCGAGGGGGCGAGTCTGGGGCGGTTCTTCTTCGCTCAACGCCATGGTGTACATACGTGGGCACGCTGAAGACTACAACCGGTGGGAGAGGGAAGGAGCAGAGGGCTGGGATTACGACCACTGCCTGCCTTATTTCAGGAAGGCACAGTGCCACGAACTGGGTGCTGacag ATACCGAGGTGGTAGTGGCCCACTCCAGGTGTCACGAGGGAAGACTAACCATCCTCTTCACAAGGCTTTTATTGAGGCGGGGCAGCAGGCAGGATACCCCTTCACTGATGACATGAATGGTCACCAACAAGAAGGCTTTGGCTGGATGGACATGACTATCTTTAATG GAAAGAGGTGGAGCACCGCTAGTGCCTACCTGAGACCAGTACTGGACCGACCCAACCTGAAGGCAGAGGTGCGCTGCCTGACCACCAAGATACTCTTTGATGGCAATCGAGCTGTAGGTGTGGAATATATAcagaaaggagagaaaaaacag GTTTTTGCAGATAAAGAGGTGATCCTGAGTGGCGGTGCCATCAACTCACCGCAACTTCTCATGCTTTCCGGTGTGGGAAACGCAGATGAGCTCAAGCAACACGGCATTCCTGTGGTCCAACACTTACCAG gtGTCGGCAGGAACTTACAGGATCATTTGGAGTTGTATGTTCAGCAGAAGTGCACTCAACCCATCACGCTGTACAAAGCCCAGAAACCTTTCCACATGGTCAAAATAGGCCTAGAGTGGCTTTCTGTGTTTACTG GTTACGGAGCAACAGCACACCTTGAGAGCGGAGGCTTTATTCGCAGTGGGGCACGGGTCCCACATCCTGACATTCAGTTTCACTTCCTACCCTCGCAGGTCATTGATCACGGGCGGGTTGCTTCAAAGATAGAGGCTTATCAG GTCCACGTCGGACCAATGAGAAGCACGAGTGTTGGCTGGATGAAGTTGAAGAGCGCCAGCCCTCTGGACCACCCCATTCTGCAGCCCAACTATCTGTCCACAC AGGCTGACGTTTTGGAGTTCAGGCAATGCGTCAAACTCTCCCGGGAGATTTTCACCCAGAAGGCCTTCGAGCCGTTCCGGGGCGCCGAAGTTCAACCCGGTCCCGACGTCCAATCCGACGCCGACATCGACGCCTTCGTGCGCCGCAAGGCCGACAGCGCGTATCACCCATCGTGCACGTGCAAGATGGGCGAGGCTTCCGACCCGACGGCGGTGGTGGACTCCCGGACGCGAGTGCTCGGCATCGATGGGCTCCGGGTTGTAGACGCATCCATCATGCCCAGCGTGGTTAGCGGCAACCTAAACGCTCCGACCGTCATGATCGCGGAAAAGGCCGCCGACATCATCAGAGGTCGCCCGGCGCTCGTGGACCCGCAAGTTCCAGTCTACCAGCCGCCGACGCTCGACACTCAAAGATAA
- the il17rb gene encoding uncharacterized protein il17rb isoform X3, with protein sequence MVVPIVPVAKEEYCQSSDDDFPSSSNYSPSQLADLKLELVNVLGIDMVNVSWAINIDASVKYLDGTRISGEAVHLCKYIPSFAESNLTGIHQKWFHYLLNERYGSLIQVSNIPLPPDGTNTFSYKYAKVMTTQTTQNLSSKPLEFHSAEATDTENPLTGPKHKLTSVLVNVYLGLAAVMLLTSGYLIYKRCGRKWATSLGFQMLPSTSVEVPIHVLMVYPPENGVFQKAVVALAEFLQKHAGCSVAIDVWQQNKIARDSPMRWLAEQVRIAKHVLIVCPMSRHPPTIHNFTSTTEASIPAAAQDLYPLILNVVASHAKNTHELAKFWVVQLCEKQKNSDNLPPELMACKVFRLLKDLNRLCGSLHTRERDGKRFALFKPGNINSRKSTVKLKESLEKLNQLLLYSIEGELHRSEVITV encoded by the exons ATGGTAGTACCAATTGTACCTGTGGCAAAAGAAGAGTACTGCCAGAGTTCAGATGATG attttcctAGCAGCAGTAATTACAGTCCATCTCAGTTGGCTGACTTGAAGCTTGAGCTAGTAAATGTGTTGGGAATAGACATGGTAAATGTTAGCTGGGCCATTAACATTGATG CAAGTGTTAAATATCTCGACGGCACACGCATTAGTGGGGAGGCAGTGCACCTCTGTAAATATATTCCATCTTTTGCTGAGTCGAACCTCACCGGGATACATCAG AAATGGTTTCATTACTTATTGAATGAACGCTATGGCTCCTTGATTCAAGTATCCAACATTCCTTTGCCACCAGATGGAACCAACACTTTTTCTTATAAGTACGCTAAGGTCATGACTACTCAGACCACCCAGA ATCTATCATCAAAGCCATTGGAATTTCACTCAG CTGAAGCAACGGATACAGAAAATCCTCTCACAG GTCCTAAACATAAGTTGACTAGCGTATTGGTGAACGTTTATCTCGGATTGGCTGCTGTGATGCTCCTAACGTCGGGATATCTTATTT ATAAAAGGTGTGGGAGAAAGTGGGCCACATCGCTAGGCTTTCAAATGTTACCATCAACCTCAGTGGAAGTCCCCATCCATGTGCTTATGGTGTACCCTCCTGAGAATGGAGTATTCCAGAAGGCTGTGGTGGCCTTGGCAGAATTCCTGCAAAAGCACGCAGGTTGTAGTGTTGCAATTGATGTATGGCAGCAAAACAAAATTGCGCGTGACAGTCCCATGCGCTGGTTGGCTGAACAAGTCAGAATAGCCAAGCACGTCCTCATCGTTTGTCCAATG TCAAGACACCCTCCTACCATCCACAACTTCACCTCCACAACCGAAGCATCCATACCAGCTGCAGCTCAGGATCTTTACCCGCTGATCCTCAACGTCGTGGCGAGCCACGCTAAGAATACTCACGAGCTCGCTAAATTCTGGGTGgttcagctatgtgagaagcaGAAGAATTCTGATAACCTGCCTCCAGAATTGATGGCCTGCAAGGTTTTCCGTTTATTAAAAGATCTGAATAGACTGTGTGGGAGTCTGCACACTCGGGAACGAGATGGAAAAAGATTTGCTCTCTTCAAACCAGGAAACATTAACTCTAGGAAGAGTACTGTGAAGTTAAAAGAATCTCTTGAAAAGCTAAATCAACTTTTACTGTATTCCATCGAGGGTGAACTACACAGGTCGGAGGTTATTACTGTTTGA
- the il17rb gene encoding uncharacterized protein il17rb isoform X1, whose product MISLASKVLNHVEVTIYCSLLSCCHRDDRRHDFPSSSNYSPSQLADLKLELVNVLGIDMVNVSWAINIDASVKYLDGTRISGEAVHLCKYIPSFAESNLTGIHQKWFHYLLNERYGSLIQVSNIPLPPDGTNTFSYKYAKVMTTQTTQNLSSKPLEFHSAEATDTENPLTGPKHKLTSVLVNVYLGLAAVMLLTSGYLIYKRCGRKWATSLGFQMLPSTSVEVPIHVLMVYPPENGVFQKAVVALAEFLQKHAGCSVAIDVWQQNKIARDSPMRWLAEQVRIAKHVLIVCPMSRHPPTIHNFTSTTEASIPAAAQDLYPLILNVVASHAKNTHELAKFWVVQLCEKQKNSDNLPPELMACKVFRLLKDLNRLCGSLHTRERDGKRFALFKPGNINSRKSTVKLKESLEKLNQLLLYSIEGELHRSEVITV is encoded by the exons ATGATCTCACTCGCGTCCAAAGTTTTAAATCATGTGGAGGTTACGATTTATTGTTCACTTTTATCTTGTTGCCATCGTGACGACAGAAGACATG attttcctAGCAGCAGTAATTACAGTCCATCTCAGTTGGCTGACTTGAAGCTTGAGCTAGTAAATGTGTTGGGAATAGACATGGTAAATGTTAGCTGGGCCATTAACATTGATG CAAGTGTTAAATATCTCGACGGCACACGCATTAGTGGGGAGGCAGTGCACCTCTGTAAATATATTCCATCTTTTGCTGAGTCGAACCTCACCGGGATACATCAG AAATGGTTTCATTACTTATTGAATGAACGCTATGGCTCCTTGATTCAAGTATCCAACATTCCTTTGCCACCAGATGGAACCAACACTTTTTCTTATAAGTACGCTAAGGTCATGACTACTCAGACCACCCAGA ATCTATCATCAAAGCCATTGGAATTTCACTCAG CTGAAGCAACGGATACAGAAAATCCTCTCACAG GTCCTAAACATAAGTTGACTAGCGTATTGGTGAACGTTTATCTCGGATTGGCTGCTGTGATGCTCCTAACGTCGGGATATCTTATTT ATAAAAGGTGTGGGAGAAAGTGGGCCACATCGCTAGGCTTTCAAATGTTACCATCAACCTCAGTGGAAGTCCCCATCCATGTGCTTATGGTGTACCCTCCTGAGAATGGAGTATTCCAGAAGGCTGTGGTGGCCTTGGCAGAATTCCTGCAAAAGCACGCAGGTTGTAGTGTTGCAATTGATGTATGGCAGCAAAACAAAATTGCGCGTGACAGTCCCATGCGCTGGTTGGCTGAACAAGTCAGAATAGCCAAGCACGTCCTCATCGTTTGTCCAATG TCAAGACACCCTCCTACCATCCACAACTTCACCTCCACAACCGAAGCATCCATACCAGCTGCAGCTCAGGATCTTTACCCGCTGATCCTCAACGTCGTGGCGAGCCACGCTAAGAATACTCACGAGCTCGCTAAATTCTGGGTGgttcagctatgtgagaagcaGAAGAATTCTGATAACCTGCCTCCAGAATTGATGGCCTGCAAGGTTTTCCGTTTATTAAAAGATCTGAATAGACTGTGTGGGAGTCTGCACACTCGGGAACGAGATGGAAAAAGATTTGCTCTCTTCAAACCAGGAAACATTAACTCTAGGAAGAGTACTGTGAAGTTAAAAGAATCTCTTGAAAAGCTAAATCAACTTTTACTGTATTCCATCGAGGGTGAACTACACAGGTCGGAGGTTATTACTGTTTGA
- the il17rb gene encoding uncharacterized protein il17rb isoform X2, with product MWRLRFIVHFYLVAIVTTEDMNVVCEEDYDFPSSSNYSPSQLADLKLELVNVLGIDMVNVSWAINIDASVKYLDGTRISGEAVHLCKYIPSFAESNLTGIHQKWFHYLLNERYGSLIQVSNIPLPPDGTNTFSYKYAKVMTTQTTQNLSSKPLEFHSAEATDTENPLTGPKHKLTSVLVNVYLGLAAVMLLTSGYLIYKRCGRKWATSLGFQMLPSTSVEVPIHVLMVYPPENGVFQKAVVALAEFLQKHAGCSVAIDVWQQNKIARDSPMRWLAEQVRIAKHVLIVCPMSRHPPTIHNFTSTTEASIPAAAQDLYPLILNVVASHAKNTHELAKFWVVQLCEKQKNSDNLPPELMACKVFRLLKDLNRLCGSLHTRERDGKRFALFKPGNINSRKSTVKLKESLEKLNQLLLYSIEGELHRSEVITV from the exons ATGTGGAGGTTACGATTTATTGTTCACTTTTATCTTGTTGCCATCGTGACGACAGAAGACATG AACGTAGTATGTGAAGAAGATTATG attttcctAGCAGCAGTAATTACAGTCCATCTCAGTTGGCTGACTTGAAGCTTGAGCTAGTAAATGTGTTGGGAATAGACATGGTAAATGTTAGCTGGGCCATTAACATTGATG CAAGTGTTAAATATCTCGACGGCACACGCATTAGTGGGGAGGCAGTGCACCTCTGTAAATATATTCCATCTTTTGCTGAGTCGAACCTCACCGGGATACATCAG AAATGGTTTCATTACTTATTGAATGAACGCTATGGCTCCTTGATTCAAGTATCCAACATTCCTTTGCCACCAGATGGAACCAACACTTTTTCTTATAAGTACGCTAAGGTCATGACTACTCAGACCACCCAGA ATCTATCATCAAAGCCATTGGAATTTCACTCAG CTGAAGCAACGGATACAGAAAATCCTCTCACAG GTCCTAAACATAAGTTGACTAGCGTATTGGTGAACGTTTATCTCGGATTGGCTGCTGTGATGCTCCTAACGTCGGGATATCTTATTT ATAAAAGGTGTGGGAGAAAGTGGGCCACATCGCTAGGCTTTCAAATGTTACCATCAACCTCAGTGGAAGTCCCCATCCATGTGCTTATGGTGTACCCTCCTGAGAATGGAGTATTCCAGAAGGCTGTGGTGGCCTTGGCAGAATTCCTGCAAAAGCACGCAGGTTGTAGTGTTGCAATTGATGTATGGCAGCAAAACAAAATTGCGCGTGACAGTCCCATGCGCTGGTTGGCTGAACAAGTCAGAATAGCCAAGCACGTCCTCATCGTTTGTCCAATG TCAAGACACCCTCCTACCATCCACAACTTCACCTCCACAACCGAAGCATCCATACCAGCTGCAGCTCAGGATCTTTACCCGCTGATCCTCAACGTCGTGGCGAGCCACGCTAAGAATACTCACGAGCTCGCTAAATTCTGGGTGgttcagctatgtgagaagcaGAAGAATTCTGATAACCTGCCTCCAGAATTGATGGCCTGCAAGGTTTTCCGTTTATTAAAAGATCTGAATAGACTGTGTGGGAGTCTGCACACTCGGGAACGAGATGGAAAAAGATTTGCTCTCTTCAAACCAGGAAACATTAACTCTAGGAAGAGTACTGTGAAGTTAAAAGAATCTCTTGAAAAGCTAAATCAACTTTTACTGTATTCCATCGAGGGTGAACTACACAGGTCGGAGGTTATTACTGTTTGA
- the actr8 gene encoding actin-related protein 8: protein MTQAEKEQDNGKEKEKERDKEKEREQRGVKRPIAPPTIPEPLQEQIQSNFVIVIHPGSRTLCIGRATDNLPLTVPHVIARRHKQSDQPRYEDAWLLRDGLNKPESNEQRQNGLKMVDQAIWSKKMSNGVRRTPVTAEQSRVHNCKIRPAVLDSSRVKWTNTAHQPPHLIGEEALYVKPTDCYNIHWPIVRGQLNVHSGPGGSITAVLADLETIWSHVIQKNLEIPLKDLKYYRCILLVPDIYNRQHAKELVSMLLNNMGFSAIIVQQESVCATFGSGLSSACVVDVGDQKTSLCCVEDGVSHRNSRLSLAYGGADVTRILFWLLQRAGFPYRDCQLSNRLDCQLLQQLKETLCHLDQDISGLQDHEFQTRFPDSPALIYQIRLGDEKLQAPMGLFYPSTFGIVGQKMTSVQYRSQGDSEDPHDELYLLATHSKQDQSSKSATDRKAISRPGGALDSDMGGQGGIGELSELPRGSGSSGAMQGETDIGAVQGECLMGVGDTEEPLSRKTAIMNQFEGKALGLDKAILHSIDCCASDETKRKMYSSILVVGGGLLFHGAQEFLLHRIINKMPPSFRRLVDNVEVITRPKDMDPRSISWKGGAVLACLDTTQEMWIYQREWQRFGVRMLRERAAFVW, encoded by the exons ATGACACAAGCAGAGAAGGAGCAAGATAatggaaaggaaaaagaaaaagaacgcgacaaagagaaggagagagaacaGCGAGGAGTGAAAAGACCCATTGCTCCTCCAACCATCCCGGAGCCCCTCCAGGAG CAAATACAAAGCAACTTTGTAATTGTCATCCATCCCGGATCAAGGACGCTCTGCATTGGCCGGGCGACGGACAACCTTCCGCTCACTGTCCCGCACGTGATAGCGCGTCGACACAAGCAAAGCGACCAACCCAGATATGAAGACGCTTGGCTGCTCAGGGATGGTCTCAAT AAACCTGAGAGTAATGAACAGAGGCagaatggccttaaaatggttgaccAGGCCATCTGGTCCAAGAAGATGTCCAATGGAGTTAGGAGGACGCCGGTGACTGCCGAGCAG TCGAGAGTTCACAACTGTAAAATCCGTCCAGCCGTGCTAGACAGCTCAAGAGTCAAGTGGACCAACACAGCTCACCAACCCCCACATTTGATAGGAGAAGAG GCCTTGTATGTAAAACCAACAGACTGTTACAACATCCACTGGCCAATAGTACGAGGCCAACTCAACGTGCACTCTGGTCCGGGAGGCTCTATAACTGCTGTACTGGCCGACCTCGAGACAATCTGGAGTCATGTTATCCAGAAAAACTTGGAGATCCCCCTCAAAGACTTAAAG TACTACAGATGCATCCTCTTGGTACCCGATATCTACAACAGGCAACATGCCAAAGAACTGGTCTCCATGCTGCTAAATAATATGGGCTTTTCAG CAATAATAGTGCAGCAGGAATCTGTGTGTGCTACCTTTGGAAGTGGCTTGAGCAGCGCTTGCGTTGTAGACGTTGGAGATCAGAAGACAAGTCTCTGCTGTGTAGAGGATGGAGTTTCCCATCGAAATTCCAG GTTGTCCTTGGCGTACGGTGGTGCAGATGTCACCCGCATTTTATTTTGGCTCCTACAGAGGGCAGGATTTCCGTACAGAGACTGTCAGCTGTCCAACAGGTTGGACTGTCAGTTATTACAACAGCTCAAAGAAACACTTTGTCATCTGGAccag GATATATCAGGACTTCAAGATCATGAATTTCAAACACGCTTCCCAGATTCCCCAGCTCTTATCTACCAGATTCGCTTAGGGGATGAGAAATTACAG GCACCCATGGGACTGTTTTACCCCAGCACGTTTGGCATCGTCGGTCAGAAGATGACATCAGTACAGTATCGTTCCCAAGGGGACTCCGAAGACCCCCACGATGAACTTTATTTATTGGCTACGCACAGCAAACAAGACCAG TCTTCCAAGTCTGCTACAGACCGCAAAGCGATCTCAAGACCAGGTGGAGCTTTGGACAGTGACATGGGTGGTCAAGGAGGGATTGGGGAACTATCAGAACTGCCCAGGGGGAGCGGCAGCAGCGGAGCAATGCAAGGGGAGACTGATATCGGTGCTGTGCAAGGGGAGTGCCTGATGGGAGTGGGGGATACAGAGGAGCCCCTCTCCAGAAAGACTGCAATCATGAACCAGTTTGAAGGCAAAGCACTGGGCTTAGATAAAGCCATCCTGCATAGCATTGACTGCTGTG CCTCGGATGAAACCAAACGAAAGATGTACAGCTCCATCCTGGTTGTGGGCGGAGGGTTGCTGTTTCATGGTGCTCAAGAGTTCCTTCTTCACCGCATCATTAACAAAATGCCTCCATCCTTCAGAAGGCTTGTGGACAACGTGGAAGTTATCACAAGGCCAAAG GACATGGACCCCCGATCAATATCATGGAAAGGGGGAGCAGTGCTAGCCTGTCTTGACACGACACAAGAAATGTGGATTTACCAGAGAGAGTGGCAGCGGTTTGGAGTTCGAATGTTACGTGAACGAGCTGCATTTGTTTGGTGA
- the selenok gene encoding selenoprotein K produces the protein MVYVSNGQVLDSRSQSPWRLSLLIDLFWGVVAFFSLFFKTIIDPDLTKDGQSGSSRFFDGRGPPGPPGGRRRMGRINFGGGPSAPPMGGGGUGR, from the exons ATGGTGTACGTGTCGAACG GTCAAGTTCTGGACAGTAGGAGCCAATCTCCATGGCGACTCTCTCTACTCATCGATCTGTTCTGGGGAGTTGTGGCCTTTTTTAGCCTGTT ttttaaaacaataatcgaCCCTGACCTGACGAAAGATGGACAAAGTGGTTCGTCACGGTTTTTTGATGGTAGAGG TCCTCCAGGTCCCCCTGGCGGTAGAAGACGGATGGGGAGGATAAACTTTGGGGGCGGTCCTAGCGCTCCACCAATGgggggaggaggatgaggaaggtGA